The Kazachstania africana CBS 2517 chromosome 8, complete genome genome contains a region encoding:
- the VPS16 gene encoding tethering complex subunit VPS16 (similar to Saccharomyces cerevisiae VPS16 (YPL045W); ancestral locus Anc_8.493) — translation MQNLSFNWEKLQNVFYRSKTLTELKWSTGTMVGNFAISISFIAIQGNESIEIYNYLGELLGSLKLSLFHDIVKLEFDELTNNLIVVCSKSIKIVKNWSPLEIVTVQVSDEMTERIWDYKRRIVIFKGSQDVFQLNSQDKLEMLVANNEKFTILTKEHWHCNNEKVIILDTDHVFQIDLITTQISKLIKKSEWHRVSISSDGFIALYNAKFNKLQVFKEPERILLEHKIDGNPISIKWCGNDTIVCAFDDEIKLYGPQGSFVTFWYPDSIFSIRTEIDGLKIFTKKQILFVSRVQACTSNIFRIGSTEPGAMLLDSWNLLADHAPRAIENLKNFNLAKGVMDCIEASMEEFDPQLQKLLLNAASFGKSSLPHSTFNSETFVNACELLKLLNILHDLGIFITKRQYDVMGLNEVIEWLLISHKYYESIEICKLLNQKALYPKVFEHWASTKIKLSNDLEDNELLSAIQNQLRELPVNIRAPMSEVAESALSEGYFSLARSLALLDSDSEAKIITLIKLDDNSLALKESLKTESPEFVLSLLLELKKKLTASQLSKLLIMDMSEDQLYAYFQRHDHEFCFDFYRQSDRYVDLAYCLIEQGKGQNSLDSFLPQIKSLYSNVVNDPISKDKCNLIERVESLNKYQENLSGIFKIDFHGLTLDQTLSKLIGMQQEKYVKTLIKMFKINEKKYYFTAYKTFVELKKFEEVYQFATNKKSPIGLLPLYKKLRSKGYKKEAARYVSLIPDLSYEDRKKMLLDCDGYQQLITLSIKEKDVAGLKELYKAIPPNEPQLKNMITEAMNKL, via the coding sequence ATGCAGAATTTGAGCTTCAATTGggaaaaattacaaaatgtGTTCTATAGATCAAAGACTTTGACTGAACTGAAATGGTCAACCGGAACTATGGTTGGGAACTTTgcaatatcaatttcattcataGCTATTCAAGGAAATGaatccattgaaatataCAACTATTTGGGTGAACTACTAGGTTCCCTAAAACTAAGTTTATTCCATGATATAGTTAAacttgaatttgatgaattgacGAATAATTTGATCGTTGTTTGTAGcaaatcaataaaaatagTAAAGAACTGGTCACCTCTCGAAATTGTTACGGTACAAGTTTCTGACGAAATGACGGAGCGTATATGGGATTATAAACGTAGAATTGTGATCTTTAAAGGAAGCCAGGATGTTTTCCAATTAAACTCTCAAGATAAATTGGAAATGTTGGTGGCTAACAATGagaaatttacaattttgaCTAAAGAACATTGGCATTGCAATAACGaaaaagtaataatattagaCACTGATCATGTCTTCCAGATAGATCTTATAACGACGCAGATTTCTAAATTAATTAAGAAAAGTGAATGGCATCGAGTATCAATCTCATCTGATGGCTTCATTGCTCTTTATAAtgccaaattcaataagCTACAGGTTTTCAAGGAGCCTGAGCGGATCCTTCTCGAACACAAGATAGATGGAAACCCTATAAGTATCAAATGGTGCGGCAATGATACTATTGTTTGTGCATTTGATGATGAGATCAAATTATATGGTCCACAGGGTAGCTTCGTCACTTTCTGGTATCCTGATAgcatattttcaataagaaCAGAGATTGACGgattgaaaatattcacTAAAAAGCAAATTTTATTCGTTTCAAGGGTACAGGCTTGTACTTCCAATATTTTCCGCATTGGATCAACAGAGCCAGGTGCAATGCTTCTAGATTCATGGAATCTACTTGCTGATCATGCACCAAGagctattgaaaatttaaaaaatttcaatttggcCAAGGGTGTAATGGACTGTATTGAAGCTTCAATGGAAGAATTTGATCCGCAACTACAGAAATTATTACTGAATGCTGCTTCCTTTGGAAAAAGCTCACTGCCTCACAGCACTTTTAACTCAGAAACTTTCGTTAATGCCTGCGAACTACTAAAACTGCTGAATATACTACATGATCTCGGCATTTTTATTACCAAAAGGCAGTATGATGTAATGGGTCTCAATGAAGTTATTGAGTGGTTATTAATAAGTCACAAATATTATGAAAGTATTGAAATATGTAAGCTCCTGAATCAAAAAGCCTTGTATCCCAAAGTATTTGAGCACTGGGCTTCAACAAAaatcaaactttcaaatgaccttgaagataatgaacTGTTATCAGCAATCCAAAACCAGCTCAGAGAACTTCCGGTAAATATAAGGGCCCCAATGTCCGAAGTTGCAGAATCTGCACTCTCGGAGGGTTACTTCAGTTTGGCCAGGAGTCTTGCATTATTAGATTCAGATTCTGAAGCCAAGATTATTACTTTGATCAAGTTGGACGATAATAGCCTTGCTTTAAAGGAAAGTTTGAAAACAGAAAGTCCAGAATTCGTATTGTCACTATTATTAGAgctaaaaaagaaattgacgGCGTCGCAGTTATCAAAGCTATTGATAATGGATATGTCAGAAGATCAATTATATGcatattttcaaagacATGACCAtgaattttgttttgatttctATAGACAAAGTGACAGGTACGTAGATCTTGCATATTGCCTCATAGAGCAAGGAAAGGGGCAAAACTCACTAGACTCATTTCTTCCTCAAATTAAATCACTGTATTCGAATGTAGTGAATGACCCCATTTCGAAAGATAAGTGTAATCTAATTGAGAGAGTTGAGAGTTTGAATAAGTATCAAGAGAATTTATCCGgtatattcaaaattgattttcatGGCTTAACATTAGATCAAACACTATCAAAACTCATAGGCATGCAACAGGAAAAGTATGTCAAAACGCTAATAAAAATGTTTAAGAtaaatgagaaaaaataCTACTTTACTGCTTACAAGACTTTTGTCGAactgaagaaatttgaagagGTTTATCAGTTTGCAACAAATAAGAAATCTCCAATTGGACTACTACCCCTTTACAAGAAACTTAGAAGCAAAGGTTACAAAAAAGAGGCGGCCAGATATGTTTCTTTGATACCCGACCTTTCATATGAGGAcagaaagaaaatgctCCTAGATTGTGACGGATATCAGCAGCTTATCACATTGTctataaaagaaaaagatgtcGCTGGTTTAAAAGAACTTTATAAGGCTATACCCCCAAATGAACCacagttgaaaaatatgattaCGGAGGCTATGAACAAGCTTTAA
- the ELC1 gene encoding elongin C (similar to Saccharomyces cerevisiae ELC1 (YPL046C); ancestral locus Anc_8.494), with product MSDTDGLVNLVASDGSEHTISIEAALLSPTLKTMLEGPFKKDGSKIELTNFEPHVVQKAAEYLQHKLKYQDVDVKKEDVPEFVVPTEMSLELLLIADYLNI from the coding sequence ATGTCTGATACTGATGGACTAGTGAATCTGGTAGCGTCAGATGGGAGTGAGCACACAATATCAATTGAAGCAGCTTTACTTTCACCGACCTTGAAAACCATGCTGGAAGGTCCGTTTAAGAAAGACGgttccaaaattgaattaacaaattttgaacCACATGTTGTCCAGAAGGCTGCTGAATACTTGCAACACAAGTTGAAGTACCAAGACGTTGATGTCAAGAAGGAGGATGTGCCTGAATTTGTGGTCCCCACAGAAATGTCATTGGAATTGTTACTAATTGCcgattatttgaatatatga
- the SGF11 gene encoding SAGA histone acetyltransferase complex subunit SGF11 (similar to Saccharomyces cerevisiae SGF11 (YPL047W); ancestral locus Anc_8.496): protein MSNSLETIDSISQKIYENLLSSMIQDITSMEFHKNRLLNARYPNLKPYYHDSSGKLDINGMAKQQESSQYFFCSNCNREVSSNRFAAHLQRCLNRGDGRR from the coding sequence ATGTCCAATTCATTGGAAACTATTGATTCTATTTCACAAAAAATATACGAAAATTTACTGTCTAGTATGATTCAAGACATTACCTCAATGGAATTTCATAAAAATAGACTATTAAACGCAAGATACCCTAATCTAAAACCTTATTACCACGATAGTTCTGGCAAACTGGATATTAATGGTATGGCAAAACAGCAGGAGTCATCACAGTACTTTTTCTGTTCAAATTGTAATAGGGAAGTTTCATCAAATAGATTTGCTGCACATTTGCAAAGATGTCTAAATAGAGGAGATGGAAGGCGTTAG
- the MRX11 gene encoding Mrx11p (similar to Saccharomyces cerevisiae YPL041C; ancestral locus Anc_8.489), with translation MSIFLRTSDSILPQYLRGIRSFNKSKCFVPYSLHGPGIRAFSGSSSYLQGPSLVGETGTSKISANNDALQKFYSKYKVLAKLQKNPRFSGYFKKLSQVGALPTITALVLLHELTAVVPLLLCWYTLYKANILGNIEITNDFLIRCTESIERLIGDKYDSFDRNRLILSGAFSYAFVKIIGPLRMLVSLWAAPYVGKYLIVPFYKLKRLLKK, from the coding sequence ATGAGCATATTTCTAAGAACTTCCGACTCTATCTTACCGCAGTATTTAAGAGGAATAAGATCGTTTAATAAATCGAAATGTTTCGTACCTTACTCATTACATGGGCCTGGTATTAGAGCATTTTCTGGatcttcttcatatttACAAGGGCCATCATTAGTGGGAGAGACTGGAACAAGTAAAATAAGTGCTAATAATGATGCGTTGCAGAAATTTTATAGCAAATACAAGGTATTGGCTAAATTGCAGAAAAATCCCAGATTCTCTGGGTATTTTAAGAAATTGTCACAAGTGGGAGCATTACCTACCATTACAGCTCTCGTACTACTTCACGAACTGACTGCTGTTGTACCTCTTCTGCTGTGCTGGTACACTCTCTACAAAGCCAACATACTAGGGAATATTGAAATCACGAATGACTTCCTGATCAGGTGTACTGAGTCAATAGAAAGATTGATTGGCGATAAATATGACAGTTTCGATAGGAACAGACTGATTCTAAGCGGTGCTTTCTCATATGCATTTGTAAAGATAATAGGTCCATTGAGAATGCTCGTAAGTCTTTGGGCTGCTCCCTATGTAGGTAAATACTTGATCGTACCATTCTATAAGTTAAAAAGACTACTCAAGAAATGA
- the SSN3 gene encoding cyclin-dependent serine/threonine protein kinase SSN3 (similar to Saccharomyces cerevisiae SSN3 (YPL042C); ancestral locus Anc_8.490) — MSNNIYQHLQRTSQPSENNKQQQQSLQGLTRDFWQSHLQPQSQMSQHQMLGKKLTAGAIHGKSPMLMANNDVFSIGPYKARKDSVRISVLEKYEIIGYIAAGTYGKVYKAKRKVSSRNESSGTVRTTLNSENSNLGGITTSGSQLGTSTTGSNDKNESIRDIPRTDKIRASEINTIKNNGLSTDGLKKLESFIKKKPIPAYVAIKKFKSEKEGVEQLHYTGISQSACREMSLCRELNNKHLTKLVEVFLERKSIYMVYEFAEHDLLQIIHYHSHPEKKMIPSRMIRSIMWQILDGVSYLHQNWILHRDLKPANIMVTVDGCVKIGDLGLARKFSNMLQTLYTGDKVVVTIWYRAPELLLGARHYTPAIDIWAVGCIFAELIGLQPIFKGEEAKMDSKKVVPFQANQLQRILEVLGTPSTKTWTNLNKYPEYDQFGRFVKYRDNLPAWYHSTGGRDKHALDLLYRLLTYDPIRRIDALDALEHSYFTKADFPVCESVFEGLSYKYPARRIHTSDNDIMNLGIHRNKNLDPQQQTINNSTTSTLGGLGVNRRILAAAAAAAAAVSGSGSQSSSRSKEPSRKKRR; from the coding sequence ATGTCAAATAACATATATCAACATTTACAACGGACCTCACAGCCttcagaaaataataaacaacagcagcagTCTTTGCAGGGTTTAACGAGGGATTTCTGGCAAAGTCACTTACAACCACAATCTCAAATGTCACAACATCAAATGTTGGGAAAGAAGTTAACAGCTGGTGCTATCCATGGGAAATCTCCTATGTTGATGGCCAATAACGATGTATTTTCTATTGGTCCTTATAAAGCAAGAAAGGATAGTGTTCGTATATCTGTGCTGGAAAAGTATGAAATCATAGGGTACATCGCTGCTGGTACTTATGGTAAGGTATATAAGGctaaaagaaaagtaagTTCAAGAAACGAAAGCTCAGGTACAGTTCGTACCACATTGAATAGTGAGAATAGTAATCTTGGTGGTATAACCACTAGTGGCTCACAACTTGGAACATCAACCACTGGAAGTAAcgataaaaatgaatccATAAGAGATATACCAAGAACTGACAAAATACGAGCTTCAGAaataaatacaataaaaaataatgggCTGAGTACAGATGGCCTCAAGAAACTAGAatcatttattaaaaagaaGCCTATACCAGCATACGTTGctatcaagaaattcaaaagtgAAAAAGAAGGCGTTGAGCAACTGCATTATACTGGAATATCACAAAGTGCCTGCAGAGAGATGTCGCTATGCAGGGAGCTGAACAATAAACATTTAACCAAATTGGTAGAAGTTTTCCTGGAAAGGAAAAGTATTTATATGGTATATGAATTTGCGGAGCACGATTTACTACAAATAATTCATTACCATTCTCATCCtgagaagaaaatgattccTTCTAGGATGATTAGGTCAATAATGTGGCAAATCCTTGATGGTGTTTCATACCTACACCAAAATTGGATTCTTCATAGAGATTTGAAGCCAGCAAATATCATGGTGACCGTTGATGGATGCGTTAAGATTGGTGATTTGGGATTAGCaagaaagttttcaaatatgCTACAGACTTTATACACTGGCGACAAGGTCGTTGTTACCATTTGGTACAGAGCACCAGAACTATTATTGGGGGCTAGGCATTATACACCAGCCATTGATATATGGGCTGTTGGCTGTATTTTCGCTGAGTTAATAGGGTTACAACCTATATTCAAAGGTGAAGAAGCGAAGATGGACTCTAAAAAAGTAGTTCCATTTCAAGCTAACCAATTACAGCGAATTCTCGAAGTGTTAGGAACACCAAGTACGAAAACCTGGACGAATCTCAACAAGTATCCTGAATATGACCAATTTGGTAGGTTTGTAAAGTATAGAGATAACCTCCCTGCGTGGTATCACTCAACTGGTGGCAGAGATAAACATGCATTAGATTTACTTTACCGTCTCTTAACGTACGATCCAATTCGTCGAATTGATGCTCTCGATGCCTTAGAGCATAGTTATTTCACGAAGGCCGACTTCCCTGTATGCGAGAGTGTTTTTGAAGGATTAAGCTACAAATATCCGGCTAGAAGGATTCATACTAGTGATAATGATATCATGAATCTTGGTATTCATAGAAATAAAAACCTCGATCCCCAGCAACAGACAATAAACAACTCAACAACCTCGACGCTGGGTGGATTGGGCGTAAATAGAAGAATACtagcagcagcagcagcagcgGCGGCGGCAGTTTCGGGGAGCGGCAGTCAGTCTAGCTCTCGTAGCAAGGAGCCTTCgagaaagaagagaagatAG
- the NOP4 gene encoding mRNA-binding ribosome biosynthesis protein NOP4 (similar to Saccharomyces cerevisiae NOP4 (YPL043W); ancestral locus Anc_8.491), which yields MSVEQVSVSAGNPRTDNGLDMKTLFVRSIPFDVTDEELGGFFSNFAPTKHAVVVKDVNKKSRGFGFVSFATEEDTKDALGKARRSKLNGNVLRVDIAKRRDRNKKNGEEKAISLPLDTIGDKEVEQSDDEEEDSQFKGKPKLIIRNMPWSCRDPNKLKKIFGRFGNVVEASIPRKRDGKLCGFAFVTMKKISNCRLALENTKDLKIDGRNVAVDFAVQKNRWEDHMKKDEEKESAQDESSEEESADEADSEEKEDDDKIQLNSDEEISGEEEDDEEEEEEPKRPQKNRKEDYSVFVRNVPYDATKESLVDHFSKFGPVKYALPVIDRETGLAKGTAFVAFRNEETYKSCLENAPAAGSTSLLIGDDVLPEYVYEGRVLSVSPTLVREEANKRAEKNAEKRKEILGKAPGERDKRNLYLLNEGRVVEGTKMAELLTAKDMEIREKSYSLRVEQLKKNPSLHLSLTRLAIRNLPRAMTEKALKALARKAVVEFATEVKENKRHPLSQEEIVRSTKEKYRFMSPEEIAKQKKRDKKHGIVKQAKVIMEVKGSSIGRSRGYGFVEYKDHKHALMGLRWLNVHAVTAEEVLEGLTDEEQKSIDPSSVKGRRLCVEFALDNANVVKRRRENIKQAREGFKRSRDDNDIEGDAASDAKKAKTQNGNDNDSDGKDGKNLSSDIKRLIGLKRKRKQGRR from the coding sequence ATGTCTGTGGAACAAGTTTCAGTTTCAGCTGGAAACCCAAGAACCGATAATGGTTTAGATATGAAAACATTATTCGTTAGATCCATTCCCTTCGATGTTACTGATGAGGAATTGGGtggatttttttctaattttgcACCAACAAAACACGCAGTTGTCGTTAAAGATGTTAACAAGAAATCCAGAGGTTTTGGTTTCGTTAGTTTTGCCACAGAGGAGGATACAAAAGATGCCTTGGGGAAGGCTAGAAGATCGAAACTTAACGGTAACGTATTGAGAGTTGATATtgcaaaaagaagagatcGTAATAAGAAGAATGGTGAAGAGAAAGCTATATCACTTCCCCTCGATACTATTGGCGATAAAGAAGTCGAACAAAGTGATGACGAAGAGGAAGACAGTCAATTCAAAGGTAAACCAAAGTTAATTATCAGGAACATGCCATGGAGTTGTCGTGACccaaataaattaaagaaaatttttggtagATTTGGTAACGTTGTTGAAGCTTCCATCCCTAGAAAACGTGACGGTAAGCTATGTGGTTTCGCATTTGTCActatgaaaaaaatcagcAACTGTAGACTTGCATTGGAAAACACAAAAGATCTTAAGATTGATGGTAGAAATGTTGCTGTTGATTTTGctgttcaaaaaaatagatGGGAAGATCatatgaaaaaagatgAGGAAAAAGAATCAGCCCAAGATGAATCAAGCGAAGAGGAAAGTGCAGATGAAGCTGATAGCGAAGAAAAAGAGGATGACGATAAAATTCAACTAAATTccgatgaagaaatttctggggaagaagaagatgacgaagaagaagaagaggagcCAAAAAGACCACAAAAGAATAGAAAGGAAGACTACTCTGTCTTTGTCCGTAACGTTCCATATGATGCTACAAAAGAATCATTAGTAGATCATTTCAGCAAATTTGGTCCCGTTAAGTATGCTTTACCAGTTATCGATAGAGAAACAGGATTGGCTAAAGGTACAGCATTTGTTGCATTCAGAAACGAAGAAACGTACAAATCTTGTTTGGAAAATGCACCTGCCGCAGGTAGTACATCTCTATTAATTGGTGATGATGTTTTACCTGAGTACGTTTATGAAGGTCGTGTCCTATCAGTCTCTCCAACATTGGTCAGAGAAGAAGCAAATAAGAGAGCAGAGAAAAACGCagaaaaaaggaaagaaataTTGGGTAAAGCTCCAGGTGAGCGTGATAAGCGTAACTTATACCTTTTAAATGAAGGTAGAGTTGTTGAAGGTACTAAAATGGCTGAGTTACTGACTGCAAAGGATATGGAAATAAGAGAAAAATCTTATTCCTTAAGAGTTgaacaattaaaaaaaaatccatCCTTACACTTGTCGCTAACCCGTTTGGCTATTAGAAATTTACCAAGAGCAATGACGGAGAAGGCATTGAAAGCACTTGCTCGTAAAGCTGTTGTGGAATTTGCTACGGAAGTCAAGGAGAACAAGAGACATCCGTTAagtcaagaagaaatagtaaGATCCACAAAGGAAAAATACAGATTTATGTCACCTGAAGAAATTGcaaagcaaaagaaaagagataAGAAACATGGTATCGTAAAACAGGCAAAGGTTATTATGGAGGTTAAAGGATCTTCAATTGGTAGAAGTAGAGGTTACGGTTTCGTAGAATACAAGGATCACAAACACGCATTAATGGGCTTAAGATGGTTAAACGTACATGCTGTAACGGCAGAGGAAGTATTGGAAGGTTTAACTGACGAAGAACAGAAATCTATTGACCCATCGTCGGTTAAAGGCAGACGTCTTTGTGTAGAATTTGCCTTGGATAACGCCAATGTAGttaagagaagaagagaaaatataaagCAAGCTAGAGAAGGTTTCAAAAGAAGTAGAGATGACAATGACATTGAAGGAGATGCCGCATCGGATGCTAAAAAGGCAAAGACGCAAAATGGAAATGACAATGACAGCGACGGTAAAGACGGGAAAAACCTAAGTAGCGATattaaaagattaattGGCCTtaagagaaagagaaagcaAGGTAGAAGGTAG